The Candidatus Methylomirabilota bacterium region TACTGAGTTCGAGTTCCTCCAGTTGTCCCGTCAAGAGTTCGGTCACTCGCCTCAGGCGAGCCTTAACCTCCGTGGCTTCAAGAACCTCCTGCTTCTCCTCCACCGAGAGGTTCAGGTTCGAGGCGACCATGTCCGCGAGCATCCCGCTCTCGTCAATGTTGAGAGCCAGGATGGAGAGTTCGGGGGGCAGGTTGGGAGAAAGCTCCACCGCCTGCTGGAAGAGGCGGCGCAGGTTGACCATCAGCGCCTCGACCTCCTTGTCTTGCTCTCCTGCGTCGGGCAGCGGCTCGATGCTTGCGCGGAAGTAAGGGTCGGTCTGAGTGATGTGAGAGAGGCGGATCCGCTCGAGACCCTGAGCCATGATGCTGATGGTCCCGTCGGGAAGTTTGATCATCTTGGCGATGACCGCTGCTGTTCCCACGGGAAAGAAATCCTCCGGGCGGGGGTCTTCCACCTCTCTATTCTTGAGGGCCACAATCCCGATGATCCGGTTTCCCATCACCACCTCATCGACGAGGCGCATGGACTTTTCTTGCCCCACCAGGATAGGAATAATGACGTGGGGAAAAAGGACACTGCCGCGCAGGGGCAGGATGGGAAGTTCCGGAGGAATCTGGGAATCGGCGCCCGTGGGCGTGCTCTGCACTACTTCCTGCGCTGCCATGGAGTACCTCCCGGCGTCGCTGATTACTCGCTGAGGATTCGGACGGTGGAAGCCGTGGATACTGCTTGCTTGGGAATGGTGACGTGGATGAACCCGTCCCGATACGTGGCTTCCACAGCGTCACGGGGTGGTGAAAAGTCGAGACTCACCCATCGCTCGAAAGGCCCGAATTCGATCTCCATTTGGTGACATCGCTGCGCATCGAGGGGGGCAGCGACGCGCCGGACCCCGGCAATCCGGAGCCGATTCCCTTCCATGGTGACATCGATTTCCTCCCCCTTTGCGCCGGAAATTTCCATCACGATGATGACCGCCGAGCTCGTCTCGTAGACGTCGATGGCCGGCTTGAAGCTGGAGCCCCGGACAAGGGTGGGGCGCCCCCGGTGGAGCAGGGTATCCATCATCTCAGCCAAGCGGGCGCGGAGCTGCTGGAACTCTCGCTCGATATCCTCTGCCGGATACCTCATCAAACGCTCCCAGTTCTCGCCGACACCCAGATCGTTTTTTCGACTCGATAAGTGTCCGCTCGACCCACGTGAAGGACTGGCACTCGCTATTCTTCCTACCATAGCAAAAGGCGAGGACGAGATCAACCGACCTTGCTGACTTGTGGATGGGAGAGGAGGTGGGTAGAATGAGCGAAAAGCCATGGGGAGGAGGCGCGGATGGAACCGGG contains the following coding sequences:
- a CDS encoding Hsp20/alpha crystallin family protein; translated protein: MRYPAEDIEREFQQLRARLAEMMDTLLHRGRPTLVRGSSFKPAIDVYETSSAVIIVMEISGAKGEEIDVTMEGNRLRIAGVRRVAAPLDAQRCHQMEIEFGPFERWVSLDFSPPRDAVEATYRDGFIHVTIPKQAVSTASTVRILSE